A genomic window from Triticum urartu cultivar G1812 chromosome 7, Tu2.1, whole genome shotgun sequence includes:
- the LOC125518288 gene encoding putative F-box/kelch-repeat protein At1g13200 produces MQGSRSATVFNDLPEWVVVHEILVRLPVKDVLRCHAVHRSWRSGTSTDAFILDHHRYQPSLPIINHGKGISRVVRTSGDDLKIRPVLRHEYDVIVHRATCDGLLILSQQEQSDFYVCNPATRKCASLPHPPRRPHFLVSVAGFYRHHTSGEHRVLWVSYPWSYTLLDGSDVAIESLEYFVLMVGSDQPRSIQWPTVPEQRFIPDNWFYHCRAVHHRGSLHWAMGLNITVFDTIAETFRQMSRPTQLGDMVSLMDMGGALALCRTSSECVTTLEDVWVLQDYDAETWGFLYQINLSVMEASLPLDLQIKYVRSMAVMNERELLVQNRRSRILHCDIDGVFLENVESEEHENHWTLSWHRLQESMISLPLFETQKQEAVNKEPLFSIVL; encoded by the coding sequence ATGCAAGGGAGCCGCAGCGCGACCGTCTTCAACGACCTACCGGAGTGGGTGGTCGTCCACGAGATCCTCGTCCGGCTGCCTGTCAAAGACGTACTCCGCTGCCACGCAGTCCACAGGTCGTGGCGCAGCGGCACTTCCACCGACGCCTTCATCCTCGACCACCACCGCTACCAGCCCTCGCTCCCCATCATCAATCACGGGAAGGGCATCTCCCGCGTCGTCAGAACCTCCGGTGATGATCTGAAGATACGGCCCGTCCTTCGGCACGAATACGACGTCATTGTACACCGCGCCACCTGTGATGGCCTCCTCATTCTGTCGCAACAAGAACAATCCGATTTCTACGTCTGCAACCCGGCCACCCGCAAGTGTGCGTCCCTGCCACATCCTCCACGACGACCACACTTCCTGGTCAGCGTAGCCGGGTTCTACCGGCATCACACATCTGGAGAACACCGAGTGCTTTGGGTGTCATACCCCTGGTCATACACGCTGCTCGATGGGAGCGACGTAGCAATTGAGTCGCTTGAGTACTTCGTCCTCATGGTCGGATCGGATCAGCCAAGAAGCATCCAGTGGCCGACAGTTCCAGAACAAAGGTTTATTCCTGATAATTGGTTCTACCATTGCCGAGCAGTGCACCATCGTGGTAGCCTGCATTGGGCAATGGGTCTCAACATAACGGTATTTGACACAATAGCCGAGACATTCCGGCAGATGAGCCGCCCAACACAATTGGGCGATATGGTGTCATTGATGGATATGGGTGGTGCCCTAGCATTGTGCCGCACGTCCTCTGAATGTGTCACTACTTTAGAAGATGTTTGGGTGTTGCAGGACTACGATGCTGAAACTTGGGGCTTTTTGTACCAGATTAACTTGTCAGTGATGGAGGCATCACTACCACTTGATTTGCAAATCAAATATGTTCGTAGCATGGCTGTGATGAACGAGCGTGAGTTGTTGGTTCAGAATCGTCGTAGCCGTATATTACACTGTGATATTGATGGCGTGTTTTTAGAAAATGTGGAAAGCGAAGAGCATGAAAACCACTGGACACTTAGTTGGCATCGCCTCCAAGAGAGCATGATTTCACTTCCATTGTTTGAGACGCAAAAACAAGAAGCTGTGAACAAGGAGCCTCTGTTCTCTATTGTGCTATGA